The proteins below come from a single Acidimicrobiia bacterium genomic window:
- the pglZ gene encoding BREX-1 system phosphatase PglZ type B, whose translation MTLVRAVVAKALRDAAAFNARVSSAPAAVLWADPERAWEPVIRILQEAVPILVLGEYDPAAARGPALWLRAVLASPESAELPAHLAERGERNPWVIYLPGVSRGSVVEAAALDDSLAPLAEVAIRSNWWPSAHGQTPWTPHSFLASKQGAGLDIASDSATKAALAQVLDKFLFEDIDDLKRMGRLDSSRLHHLVLDDTVRTLLEWMNEPDEVRASLEGAQWQALVASCKSVYGISPDKDGSLTAASKLGGRTGEWGAVWQRFAENPSRYPNLPALLDQARPSVVPLFGDTDPHPDSWPSWNRDQEDALRSALDALGTHPDPRGRVEELAAAHTLREDNVWAALGQAPLARAAGHLAELANRVATAPTATDLQSQVAWYSHEGHVIDDLALRTIATANTAQDRAAVTHALGAIYDPWVDQSARAFQKAAVGTYRGQTGLDVAAGTCVVYVDALRYDLATRVARRLSGLAVVVEPRQAAFPSVTPTGQPAVAPITISMGGGAAFDASDDQGRAVKGAVLRSALTGAEVQFLDWDTAQVGDPAGTAWTQTNMIDSLGHSHGHQMADLIDHHLDLVAERVRTLLDAGWRKVVVVTDHGFLLPGRAAQKVTLPIQVTEGDAARKPRVARLKAAAARPDFPILPWTWDSSVDMVSAPGAAAFEAGCLYEHGGLSLQECVIPVVTVTRGDSAAAPVQIAAVRWTGQRCRIDYGPAEAEVAAEVRLHPADASSAVGGPKAPTEPGEVKVLVDEEQAPAGASAWVVLLDPSGGVLAQAQTTVGGVE comes from the coding sequence ATGACGCTCGTCCGTGCCGTCGTCGCCAAAGCTCTCCGTGACGCTGCGGCCTTCAACGCGAGGGTGAGTTCGGCCCCAGCTGCTGTTCTGTGGGCCGACCCTGAGCGCGCCTGGGAGCCGGTGATTCGCATCCTCCAGGAGGCCGTGCCCATCTTGGTGCTCGGAGAGTACGACCCCGCGGCTGCACGGGGTCCAGCGCTTTGGCTTCGGGCCGTTCTCGCCTCGCCCGAGTCCGCGGAGCTGCCAGCTCATCTTGCCGAACGAGGCGAGCGCAATCCGTGGGTGATATACCTGCCGGGTGTCAGTCGAGGCTCCGTGGTAGAGGCAGCGGCGCTCGATGACTCGCTCGCGCCGTTGGCCGAGGTTGCGATCCGCTCGAACTGGTGGCCCTCTGCCCACGGTCAGACGCCCTGGACGCCGCACTCTTTCCTTGCGTCGAAGCAGGGTGCGGGGCTCGACATCGCGAGTGACAGTGCGACGAAGGCGGCCCTCGCTCAGGTGCTGGACAAGTTCCTCTTCGAGGACATCGACGATCTCAAACGTATGGGGCGCCTCGATTCGTCTCGCCTGCACCACCTCGTGCTCGATGACACGGTTCGCACCCTCCTCGAATGGATGAACGAGCCGGACGAGGTACGGGCTTCGCTCGAAGGTGCGCAGTGGCAGGCCCTTGTCGCCTCCTGCAAGTCCGTTTACGGCATCAGCCCCGACAAGGACGGCTCGCTCACTGCAGCCAGTAAGCTCGGCGGCCGAACGGGCGAGTGGGGAGCTGTCTGGCAACGGTTTGCGGAGAACCCAAGCCGCTATCCGAATCTTCCTGCCTTGCTCGACCAGGCGCGGCCCTCTGTGGTGCCGCTCTTTGGAGACACCGACCCACACCCTGACTCGTGGCCTTCGTGGAACCGCGACCAGGAGGACGCGCTCAGGTCGGCGCTCGATGCATTGGGAACTCATCCCGACCCGCGTGGTCGCGTTGAAGAGCTCGCTGCCGCGCACACGCTGCGCGAAGACAACGTCTGGGCTGCTCTCGGTCAGGCACCTCTTGCGAGGGCCGCCGGTCACCTCGCGGAACTGGCAAACCGTGTAGCGACCGCTCCGACAGCAACAGATCTCCAGAGTCAAGTTGCCTGGTACAGCCACGAGGGCCACGTGATTGACGACCTCGCACTGCGGACGATCGCGACGGCCAACACCGCACAAGACAGGGCCGCTGTCACCCACGCTCTCGGCGCGATCTACGACCCGTGGGTCGATCAGTCGGCACGAGCATTCCAGAAGGCCGCAGTTGGCACCTACCGCGGCCAGACGGGCCTCGACGTAGCCGCCGGAACATGCGTGGTCTACGTGGACGCCTTGCGCTATGACCTGGCTACTCGAGTTGCTCGCCGACTGTCGGGTCTCGCCGTAGTTGTGGAGCCGCGCCAGGCGGCTTTCCCCAGCGTCACGCCAACCGGCCAGCCGGCAGTCGCACCAATCACGATCAGCATGGGTGGCGGCGCTGCCTTCGACGCGTCCGACGATCAGGGGCGAGCTGTGAAAGGCGCAGTGCTGCGCTCGGCCCTCACTGGGGCGGAGGTGCAGTTCCTCGACTGGGACACCGCTCAGGTCGGCGACCCGGCCGGAACGGCGTGGACGCAGACGAACATGATCGACTCGCTGGGTCACTCGCACGGGCATCAGATGGCGGACCTCATCGACCACCACCTCGACCTCGTCGCCGAGCGCGTTCGTACGCTGCTTGACGCAGGGTGGCGGAAGGTTGTCGTGGTCACCGATCACGGGTTCCTCTTGCCCGGCCGAGCAGCGCAGAAGGTCACCCTCCCGATACAGGTGACGGAAGGTGATGCTGCCCGCAAACCGCGTGTGGCGCGGTTGAAAGCCGCCGCGGCGCGCCCGGATTTCCCGATCCTGCCCTGGACTTGGGACTCATCTGTCGACATGGTCAGCGCACCCGGAGCTGCCGCATTTGAAGCGGGCTGCCTGTACGAGCACGGCGGATTGAGTCTCCAGGAATGCGTGATTCCCGTCGTCACCGTGACTCGCGGCGATTCGGCCGCTGCGCCCGTCCAGATTGCGGCTGTTCGATGGACAGGACAGCGCTGCCGCATCGACTACGGCCCTGCCGAAGCCGAAGTGGCCGCCGAAGTTCGGCTTCACCCCGCCGACGCATCGAGCGCCGTCGGCGGCCCGAAGGCGCCCACCGAGCCGGGCGAGGTCAAGGTGCTCGTCGATGAGGAACAGGCTCCTGCTGGGGCGAGCGCCTGGGTCGTCCTTCTTGACCCGAGTGGTGGAGTTCTAGCACAAGCACAAACCACGGTAGGAGGCGTCGAATGA